In Cycloclasticus sp., a single genomic region encodes these proteins:
- the rlmH gene encoding 23S rRNA (pseudouridine(1915)-N(3))-methyltransferase RlmH: MKLKILAVGLKMPSWVSTGYQEYAKRMPRECSLELIEIAPAKRTKQSNLLKVVEDEGKKILSSIKDTDHVVALEVKGKQWSTGDVAKKLASWQGIHPSIVFIIGGPDGLSEACLKRANEQWCLSLLTFPHPLVRVVLAEQLYRGWSLMNNHPYHRE, from the coding sequence ATGAAGCTGAAGATCTTAGCGGTAGGGTTAAAAATGCCGAGCTGGGTGAGTACTGGTTATCAAGAGTACGCGAAGCGTATGCCCCGTGAATGTTCACTTGAGCTGATTGAAATAGCCCCGGCTAAAAGAACCAAACAAAGCAATCTGCTGAAAGTAGTGGAAGATGAAGGTAAGAAAATTTTATCGTCGATAAAAGATACTGATCATGTGGTTGCACTAGAGGTGAAAGGGAAGCAATGGTCAACTGGAGATGTAGCGAAGAAGCTTGCCAGTTGGCAAGGTATCCACCCATCCATTGTTTTTATCATCGGTGGCCCAGATGGTTTATCTGAGGCCTGTCTAAAAAGAGCAAATGAACAGTGGTGTTTATCGTTATTAACATTCCCTCACCCCTTGGTGAGGGTTGTTTTGGCCGAACAGTTATATAGAGGGTGGAGTTTAATGAATAACCACCCTTATCACAGAGAGTAG
- the rng gene encoding ribonuclease G, with protein MSDEILINITPPETRVAILENGVLQELIIERQRKRDIVGNLYRGEVCRVMPGIQAAFVEIGMDRAGFLHASDVLINGETPSDEKGIERFLQQGQQVVVQVLKAPIGTKGPRLTMSISIPSRYQVFLPYSEKLALSQQLEDETERERLLACMEVFKEQGYAGGYIARTASEGVSEDSIRADMLFLNKLWDVISLQIKEVPLGLIYEDLPLALRILRDWYQSSVTKIVIDSKTNFDRMIDFSTKFMPEVEALLELYKGGRPLFDMYNIESDIKAALERKVSLKSGGHLVFDQTEAMTTVDVNTGSYLGRSNQEQTVFKTNMEAAQATARQLRLRNLGGIIIIDFIDMQDEGHKESVLNALEKAMNNDHAKYTISSVSELGLVEMTRKRTRESLERVMCEPCSICSGGGMVRTPETTCYEIFREIIRDARQYEAKELLVLASNEVVEMLLDEESTTLADLESFVGIRIRFRAENQYTQEQYDVVLV; from the coding sequence ATGAGCGATGAAATTCTGATTAACATTACGCCGCCGGAAACAAGGGTGGCCATTTTGGAAAATGGCGTATTGCAGGAGCTGATTATTGAGCGCCAACGTAAACGCGATATTGTTGGGAATTTATACCGCGGTGAAGTCTGTCGTGTGATGCCGGGTATTCAAGCGGCTTTTGTAGAGATTGGCATGGATAGAGCGGGCTTTTTACACGCCTCTGACGTCCTAATTAATGGTGAAACGCCATCCGATGAAAAAGGAATTGAACGTTTTTTACAACAGGGCCAGCAGGTTGTTGTGCAGGTATTAAAGGCACCCATTGGTACCAAGGGGCCTCGATTAACAATGAGTATTTCTATTCCTTCTCGCTACCAAGTATTTTTACCCTACTCTGAAAAACTCGCGCTATCTCAACAATTAGAAGATGAGACAGAACGCGAAAGGCTACTAGCGTGTATGGAGGTTTTTAAAGAGCAAGGTTATGCAGGTGGGTATATTGCAAGAACGGCTTCAGAAGGCGTTAGCGAAGATAGCATCCGTGCCGACATGTTGTTTCTTAATAAGCTTTGGGACGTGATAAGCCTGCAAATAAAGGAGGTGCCGCTGGGGCTTATTTATGAAGATCTACCGCTTGCGTTAAGGATATTGAGGGATTGGTATCAATCCTCGGTGACTAAAATAGTGATTGATTCGAAAACAAATTTTGATCGAATGATAGATTTTTCGACGAAATTCATGCCAGAAGTTGAAGCATTGTTGGAACTGTATAAGGGTGGTCGGCCACTTTTTGATATGTACAACATTGAAAGTGATATTAAAGCAGCGTTAGAAAGAAAAGTAAGCTTAAAGTCCGGTGGGCATTTGGTGTTCGATCAAACAGAAGCAATGACGACCGTTGATGTGAATACGGGTAGTTATTTGGGCCGTAGCAACCAAGAGCAAACAGTTTTTAAGACCAATATGGAAGCGGCTCAAGCGACGGCGCGTCAGTTACGGCTGAGGAACTTGGGTGGTATTATCATTATCGACTTTATAGATATGCAGGATGAAGGTCATAAAGAATCGGTGTTGAATGCGTTAGAAAAGGCCATGAATAACGATCATGCGAAATATACGATTAGTAGCGTTTCTGAATTAGGCTTGGTTGAAATGACGCGTAAGCGGACTAGGGAAAGTTTGGAGCGGGTGATGTGTGAACCATGTTCTATTTGTTCTGGGGGGGGCATGGTGCGAACACCTGAAACGACATGTTATGAAATTTTCCGAGAAATCATACGCGATGCCCGTCAATATGAGGCAAAAGAACTATTAGTGCTGGCGTCCAATGAAGTCGTTGAAATGCTGCTCGATGAAGAGTCTACGACACTGGCTGATTTAGAGTCCTTCGTCGGTATTCGTATTCGATTTAGAGCGGAGAACCAATATACCCAAGAACAATATGATGTCGTACTGGTGTAG
- the nadD gene encoding nicotinate-nucleotide adenylyltransferase — MKAKFVGLYGGTFDPIHLGHLTAASDVQQKIGLDEVRMVLSASPPHRSVPTLSAAERFSLLALAVNDFHALVADDCEMARKGPSYMVDTLLDFRQRSPTSSLVLILGMEAFNGLPSWYRWQEIIGLAHIVVTDRAGFDNRFEQEVADYMAPFLTLDKSQLKQQTHGKIYIQPVTAVDISATQIRQRIKAKKTVKHMLTNECLDAISKSGYYT, encoded by the coding sequence ATGAAAGCAAAATTTGTTGGCTTGTACGGTGGTACGTTTGATCCGATTCATCTTGGGCATTTAACCGCTGCGAGCGACGTTCAGCAAAAAATCGGCTTGGATGAAGTTAGAATGGTGTTGTCCGCAAGCCCTCCGCATAGATCTGTGCCGACTCTTTCGGCGGCTGAGCGATTTTCCTTGTTGGCACTAGCGGTTAATGACTTTCATGCGTTAGTGGCGGATGACTGTGAAATGGCAAGAAAGGGCCCTAGCTATATGGTAGATACCTTGCTTGATTTTCGCCAGCGAAGCCCTACTAGCTCGCTTGTGTTGATTTTAGGCATGGAGGCTTTTAATGGATTACCATCATGGTATCGCTGGCAAGAAATTATTGGTCTCGCGCATATTGTGGTGACCGACCGCGCAGGGTTTGATAATCGCTTTGAACAAGAAGTGGCTGACTACATGGCTCCTTTTTTAACCTTGGATAAGTCACAGCTAAAGCAGCAAACACATGGTAAAATCTACATTCAGCCTGTTACCGCGGTCGATATTTCTGCAACCCAGATTAGGCAACGGATTAAGGCTAAAAAAACCGTAAAGCATATGCTGACGAATGAGTGCTTGGATGCAATCAGTAAATCCGGTTATTACACATAA
- the rsfS gene encoding ribosome silencing factor, with protein sequence MAEQLLTKITETLDDKKAQHIDVIDVRDKCSFADHIVIATGSSSRHVKSLANEVSMLSKRSGLIPLGVEGMDAGEWVLIDLGDTVVHVMQASIREFYQLEKLWAVDAEV encoded by the coding sequence ATGGCTGAGCAGTTGCTAACAAAGATCACAGAAACGCTTGACGATAAAAAAGCTCAGCACATTGACGTGATTGATGTACGAGATAAGTGCTCGTTTGCAGATCACATTGTGATTGCAACAGGTTCATCGAGTCGACATGTTAAATCATTGGCGAACGAAGTCTCCATGTTGTCGAAAAGAAGTGGCTTAATTCCGTTGGGTGTTGAGGGTATGGATGCCGGAGAGTGGGTGCTTATTGATTTGGGTGATACGGTTGTTCATGTCATGCAAGCCAGCATTCGCGAGTTTTACCAGCTCGAAAAGTTATGGGCTGTTGACGCGGAGGTTTAA
- a CDS encoding OmpA family protein: MNNRKLVTGITAGLLFTLAGCTTINPYTEEQQTSNVAKGAGIGAVTGAIIGAMKGDRKTALKGAVLGAAAGGGIGYYMDVQEAKLRQRLRGTGVSVSRVGNNLILNMPGNVTFKTASSNINAGFYQVLDSVAIILKEYSDTTVTVVGHTDSVGDAMYNQGLSEQRAQSVAGYLRSQGVAGQRFNTMGYGEQSPVASNATKEGRAQNRRVEITLTPINVR, translated from the coding sequence ATGAATAATAGAAAACTAGTAACTGGGATTACAGCAGGTTTACTGTTCACATTAGCGGGTTGTACAACCATTAACCCATACACGGAAGAGCAACAAACCAGCAATGTCGCAAAAGGCGCAGGTATTGGTGCGGTAACGGGCGCGATCATTGGTGCAATGAAAGGTGATAGAAAAACAGCGTTGAAAGGTGCGGTATTGGGTGCGGCAGCAGGTGGTGGCATTGGCTACTACATGGATGTTCAAGAAGCGAAATTACGTCAACGGCTCAGGGGAACAGGGGTTAGCGTCAGTCGTGTAGGCAATAACCTGATTTTGAATATGCCTGGCAATGTTACTTTTAAGACCGCTAGTTCGAATATTAATGCGGGCTTCTACCAAGTGCTAGACTCTGTGGCTATTATTCTTAAAGAGTACTCAGACACCACGGTGACGGTTGTTGGGCATACCGATAGTGTTGGCGATGCGATGTATAACCAAGGGCTGTCTGAGCAACGGGCGCAAAGTGTTGCTGGATATTTACGTTCACAAGGTGTGGCTGGCCAACGTTTTAATACGATGGGTTATGGTGAGCAAAGCCCAGTTGCAAGCAATGCAACGAAAGAGGGGCGCGCACAAAACAGACGTGTTGAAATAACCTTAACACCGATCAATGTTAGATAA
- a CDS encoding nucleoside triphosphate pyrophosphatase, giving the protein MRLILASASPRRAELLHQIGVEFDTKSVDIDETPLAGELAYDYVKRLAIEKARTAKVFYPQSDVLILGSDTTVVLDGEILGKPDSKEHAFTMLKKLSGKCHKVLTSVAILGQQELCTVSESEVRFANISEQELEWYWATGEPKDKAGAYAIQGNAAVFISRLEGSFSGVMGLPLYETRQMLQQHGFFTL; this is encoded by the coding sequence ATGCGGTTAATACTGGCCTCTGCTTCACCTCGACGGGCAGAATTACTTCACCAAATAGGTGTTGAGTTTGATACAAAATCAGTCGACATAGACGAAACTCCTTTAGCTGGCGAACTGGCATATGACTATGTCAAACGTTTAGCTATTGAGAAAGCGAGAACGGCAAAAGTGTTTTATCCGCAAAGTGATGTTTTGATCTTGGGTTCTGACACGACGGTTGTACTGGATGGAGAAATCTTAGGGAAACCAGATAGTAAAGAACACGCTTTTACGATGCTAAAAAAATTATCGGGGAAGTGCCATAAGGTGCTGACATCGGTTGCGATTCTAGGTCAGCAGGAGCTCTGTACTGTGAGCGAAAGTGAGGTGAGGTTTGCAAACATTAGTGAACAAGAGCTCGAATGGTATTGGGCAACGGGTGAGCCGAAAGATAAGGCGGGTGCCTACGCGATACAGGGCAACGCGGCAGTATTTATCAGTCGCCTAGAGGGTAGTTTTTCAGGTGTTATGGGCCTGCCTTTGTATGAAACAAGGCAAATGCTTCAGCAACATGGTTTTTTCACACTTTAA